Proteins co-encoded in one Arthrobacter alpinus genomic window:
- a CDS encoding LuxR C-terminal-related transcriptional regulator, which yields MTFLLEHLPPLVHVVISTRADPILQLSRLRARGELVEVRAADLRFTPEETAEYFRGVPGVDLDKVDVDALSQRTEGWIAALQLAGVSLRGRSDVAEFIARFAGDDRYILDYLLEEVLAQQPAEIRSFLLHSAILDQLSGPLCDAVLGTSAASSGMRGDNMLAVLERENLFLIPLDEKRRWYRYHLLFAEMLHARLLSEEPELMPLLHGRASLWFAEQGMPSEAIGHALAARNFDRAAHLMEMAAPQIRRDRSDALFQGWLKDLPRESVRRSPVLTVFQACNLMTAGKLDDVEPYLQEAERTIAAAPIGAESPWAEVAEFQRLPATIAIYRASMAQARGDDAGTVEYAQQALALARPGDHLTRGAASGFLGLSAWARGDISTALSTFTASVASLRAADNVIDELGGTVVLADLWRSAARPTKARQLLHSALKTAQTQGLPVARAMAELHVALSELDCESGDLDSARLHIETAAGLQEHAPLTESRYRWFVASALLAWAEGAPERALDLLEQAEPLYRRGFFPNVRPIPALRARIYISQGKLLDAGDWAHDQGVTVTDQPNFPNEFDHLTLVRLLVAQHRAQPHSGAAAQAQALLEKHLVSATESGRTGSLIEIRLLLALVHEAQGQPSKAREFVDQVIAEAPEADAYLWLLRTEGKVWTEGSGRTPMAGRREGANPPERQDPASNISVLSERERQVLRLLGGELSGPQIARELFISYNTLRSHTKHIFTKLGVTDRRAAVRLARESGLI from the coding sequence ATGACTTTCTTGTTGGAGCATCTTCCGCCCCTCGTGCATGTGGTGATCAGTACCCGTGCGGACCCAATCCTCCAGCTTTCGCGGTTGCGGGCACGCGGAGAACTTGTGGAGGTCCGCGCTGCAGACCTCCGTTTCACGCCCGAGGAGACCGCCGAGTACTTCCGGGGCGTGCCAGGGGTTGACTTGGACAAAGTGGATGTCGACGCCCTGTCGCAGCGCACCGAGGGGTGGATTGCGGCCCTCCAACTTGCCGGCGTTTCGCTCAGAGGACGGAGCGATGTTGCAGAGTTCATCGCCCGCTTCGCCGGCGACGATCGGTACATTTTGGACTACCTCCTCGAGGAGGTACTGGCACAACAGCCCGCGGAAATCCGCTCTTTCCTGCTCCACAGCGCCATTCTTGACCAGCTTAGCGGCCCGCTGTGCGATGCGGTGCTGGGCACCAGTGCAGCAAGCAGCGGCATGCGCGGTGACAACATGCTCGCGGTCTTGGAGCGAGAGAATCTGTTCCTGATCCCCTTGGATGAAAAGCGCCGGTGGTACCGGTACCACCTCCTGTTCGCAGAGATGCTCCATGCCCGGCTCCTGAGCGAGGAACCGGAACTGATGCCACTGTTGCATGGGCGCGCCAGCCTCTGGTTTGCGGAGCAGGGGATGCCGTCGGAGGCAATCGGGCACGCGCTTGCAGCCCGGAACTTCGATCGCGCCGCGCACCTGATGGAGATGGCCGCACCGCAGATCAGGCGCGATCGGAGCGATGCACTCTTTCAGGGCTGGCTCAAAGACTTGCCCCGCGAGAGCGTTCGGCGCAGCCCGGTGCTCACGGTCTTCCAGGCCTGCAACCTAATGACGGCCGGCAAACTCGACGACGTGGAACCGTACCTTCAGGAGGCTGAACGCACTATTGCGGCTGCCCCGATCGGAGCCGAGTCGCCATGGGCCGAGGTGGCGGAATTCCAGAGACTGCCTGCCACCATCGCCATCTACCGTGCATCCATGGCCCAGGCGCGGGGCGATGACGCCGGGACCGTGGAGTACGCGCAACAAGCATTGGCCCTTGCCCGCCCAGGCGATCATCTAACGCGTGGAGCCGCGTCGGGCTTCCTTGGCCTGTCGGCCTGGGCGCGTGGCGATATTTCAACGGCTCTGTCCACCTTCACCGCGTCTGTGGCAAGCCTGCGGGCGGCGGACAATGTGATCGACGAATTGGGCGGGACGGTAGTACTGGCAGATTTGTGGCGCTCGGCTGCCCGGCCTACAAAAGCCCGCCAGCTACTACACAGCGCGCTAAAAACTGCCCAGACTCAGGGCCTCCCGGTTGCCCGGGCTATGGCCGAATTGCACGTTGCCCTGAGTGAACTTGACTGCGAATCGGGCGACCTTGACAGCGCACGGCTCCACATAGAGACGGCTGCCGGATTGCAGGAGCACGCCCCACTGACCGAGAGTCGATACCGCTGGTTTGTAGCCAGCGCCCTCCTGGCCTGGGCCGAGGGCGCACCGGAGCGGGCACTGGATCTCCTGGAGCAGGCCGAACCGCTCTACCGGCGTGGATTCTTTCCTAACGTGCGGCCAATCCCGGCCTTGCGGGCCAGAATCTACATCAGTCAGGGCAAGCTTCTAGACGCTGGCGACTGGGCCCACGATCAGGGTGTCACCGTCACCGATCAGCCTAACTTTCCGAACGAATTCGACCACCTCACCCTGGTCCGGTTGTTAGTTGCCCAGCACCGGGCACAGCCTCATTCCGGCGCCGCTGCACAAGCGCAGGCACTACTGGAGAAGCACCTGGTCTCGGCCACGGAATCCGGCCGCACCGGGAGCCTGATAGAAATCAGGCTGCTTTTGGCCTTGGTCCACGAAGCGCAGGGACAACCATCCAAGGCCCGTGAGTTTGTGGACCAGGTCATCGCCGAAGCACCCGAAGCAGACGCGTACCTGTGGCTGCTGCGCACCGAAGGCAAGGTATGGACCGAGGGCAGCGGGAGAACACCCATGGCGGGCCGGCGCGAAGGCGCCAATCCCCCGGAACGCCAGGATCCGGCGTCGAACATTAGCGTGTTGAGCGAACGGGAACGCCAAGTCCTCCGGCTCCTTGGCGGTGAACTGAGCGGGCCACAGATTGCCAGAGAACTATTCATTTCCTACAACACGCTGCGCAGTCATACCAAGCACATCTTCACCAAACTGGGCGTTACCGATCGCCGCGCGGCAGTCCGGCTAGCACGCGAAAGCGGCCTCATCTAG
- a CDS encoding DUF2252 domain-containing protein, translated as MMDKAPTSPIVFDAAPNISFQDRVAQGLAAREQIRPSALGTWNPGTRGHDALETILAQGAIRQTDLLPLRHGRMAASPWTYYRGAAAVAAADLGSRPNSGLTVQLCGDAHILNFGLWATPERNLSFDLRDFDETLPGPFEWDVSRLVASIVVLARDANLNPSVAEHAVSACLAAYRSRMARYSNAKQLDIWYDKVTVDDLIGVFSKADQKRASSMITKTTAKKTSAGAAKKFTEKINGTLRITEQPPYRTHFKAAPAETIYSAYRESLEDDRRHLLEGFTPVDAVQQVVGVGSVGMRVFLVLLNGVHDNDPLFLQLKQAGPSVYEPFAGASEYGNHGQRVVAGQRLIQSATDIFVGWTSDSGHDFYVRQFRDMKVVADADILAPRLVEFATACGGVLARSHARSGDPTAINAYIGKGRKFDEALGQFAVAYADQTSIDHQQLLTAVNSGVIPSAPGW; from the coding sequence ATGATGGACAAAGCACCCACCAGCCCGATTGTCTTCGATGCGGCACCGAACATCAGTTTCCAGGATCGGGTGGCCCAAGGCCTGGCCGCCCGGGAGCAGATTAGGCCGTCCGCACTCGGGACGTGGAATCCGGGGACCCGTGGCCACGACGCACTCGAAACGATCCTGGCGCAGGGCGCAATCCGGCAAACTGATCTACTGCCCCTGCGCCATGGCCGAATGGCGGCATCGCCCTGGACGTACTACCGCGGCGCGGCCGCTGTCGCCGCCGCCGATCTGGGCTCACGTCCCAATAGCGGACTGACAGTACAACTTTGCGGGGATGCTCATATTCTCAACTTCGGCCTGTGGGCCACGCCTGAGCGCAACCTCTCCTTCGACCTCCGGGATTTTGATGAAACTTTGCCCGGCCCGTTCGAGTGGGACGTCTCCCGACTCGTGGCCAGCATCGTGGTGCTGGCCAGGGATGCCAACCTCAACCCGTCAGTGGCCGAGCACGCAGTGAGCGCATGTCTGGCTGCCTACCGATCTCGGATGGCGAGGTACAGCAACGCCAAACAGCTTGATATCTGGTATGACAAGGTCACCGTCGATGATCTCATTGGTGTCTTCTCCAAAGCAGATCAAAAGCGGGCCAGTTCAATGATCACAAAAACGACGGCCAAGAAGACAAGTGCCGGAGCGGCCAAAAAATTCACCGAAAAGATCAATGGCACTCTACGGATCACCGAGCAACCGCCCTACCGCACTCATTTCAAGGCAGCCCCCGCCGAAACCATCTACAGCGCGTACAGAGAGTCCTTGGAGGACGACCGCAGACATCTATTGGAGGGCTTCACCCCTGTAGACGCAGTGCAGCAGGTGGTCGGCGTCGGTAGCGTCGGCATGCGAGTATTTTTGGTCCTGCTCAATGGAGTCCACGACAATGATCCGTTGTTTCTTCAACTCAAGCAGGCCGGCCCCTCCGTCTACGAGCCGTTCGCCGGGGCCAGCGAGTATGGCAACCACGGGCAGCGGGTGGTGGCTGGACAGCGCCTGATCCAAAGTGCCACAGACATTTTCGTTGGTTGGACCTCCGATTCCGGCCATGACTTCTATGTACGCCAGTTCCGCGACATGAAGGTGGTGGCCGACGCCGATATCCTGGCCCCTCGCCTGGTGGAGTTCGCTACCGCTTGCGGCGGGGTCCTGGCCCGCTCCCACGCACGCAGTGGCGACCCGACTGCGATCAACGCCTATATAGGTAAAGGACGGAAGTTTGACGAAGCCCTAGGCCAATTTGCGGTGGCTTACGCCGACCAGACATCAATTGACCACCAGCAACTCCTCACCGCGGTGAATTCTGGCGTAATACCCAGCGCACCCGGCTGGTAA
- a CDS encoding AbgT family transporter gives MAQGGGNTAKPKTAGKNNESGRFLNSIERLGNKIPNPTIMFVYLIALIAVLSAFMSWANVKVTDTVMTPVPTEQLQHLNEALGGTLVPFDTATGLAVTLPNYTVSEQTFAVRNLLSGDGLQVFFSSFVDNFAAFSVVAVVLVAMAGVGVSEHAGLMAALIRKIVKVAPRWSLAFILIFVGVVSSVASDAGYLILIPLSAAAFLSVGRHPLAGMAAAFAGVGAIFGVNILITPTDSMMTEITNEALGNIGAQPLSVTANFYFSIVCSVVLALVAVLVTVKIVEPRLGKYELADPLSDNAEEEVDAVAEARGLKFALRALIVVVVAVLAISLPPGAPLRDTETGDLIGATPFMASLIFIISLAFLVCGIFYGMGAKTMEGGDAVVGAIAKTFGSLGGLLIMFLMISQFIALFNWTNIPTVAAVEAAQLLERASIPAVLLLIAFILVIFLLDIILPGLVPKWAIFAPIFLPIFASLDVAPQTLLAAYRVGDSPMNVLTPLMVYMPFIVTIAQRYKKDAGIGTVIALMVPYTMWLLVAWIAIFAAWFLLGIPWGPGAPVGM, from the coding sequence ATGGCACAAGGTGGGGGCAATACGGCAAAACCCAAAACTGCCGGCAAGAATAATGAATCGGGTCGATTCCTGAATTCAATCGAACGTCTTGGGAACAAGATCCCCAACCCCACCATCATGTTTGTTTATCTAATCGCACTGATTGCCGTTTTATCGGCGTTCATGTCGTGGGCAAATGTGAAAGTGACCGATACCGTGATGACCCCGGTGCCCACGGAGCAGCTGCAGCATCTCAACGAAGCATTGGGCGGCACGCTCGTACCCTTTGACACAGCAACTGGCTTGGCCGTGACACTGCCAAACTACACCGTCTCCGAGCAGACCTTCGCCGTCAGAAACCTGCTTTCCGGTGACGGTTTGCAGGTCTTCTTCTCCTCCTTCGTGGACAACTTCGCCGCGTTTAGCGTGGTCGCTGTGGTACTTGTTGCCATGGCAGGTGTTGGTGTCTCCGAACATGCGGGTCTGATGGCGGCGTTGATTCGAAAGATCGTGAAGGTGGCCCCACGCTGGTCGCTTGCCTTCATCCTGATCTTTGTGGGTGTGGTTTCCTCAGTAGCATCCGACGCCGGATACCTGATCCTGATTCCGCTGTCGGCAGCTGCGTTCCTCTCGGTTGGCCGACATCCGCTGGCGGGCATGGCGGCGGCCTTCGCGGGCGTTGGCGCCATATTTGGCGTCAACATCTTGATTACACCCACCGATTCGATGATGACCGAGATCACCAACGAAGCCCTCGGGAACATTGGTGCACAACCGCTCTCCGTCACAGCGAACTTCTACTTCAGCATTGTCTGTTCAGTGGTGCTGGCGCTCGTAGCCGTGCTGGTCACCGTGAAGATTGTGGAGCCCAGGCTGGGCAAGTACGAGCTGGCCGATCCACTCTCCGATAATGCGGAGGAAGAAGTTGATGCCGTGGCCGAGGCCCGGGGCCTGAAGTTCGCACTTCGGGCCTTGATAGTGGTGGTGGTTGCCGTTCTGGCAATTTCACTGCCACCAGGAGCGCCGCTGCGTGACACCGAAACTGGTGACTTGATCGGAGCCACCCCGTTCATGGCGAGCTTGATCTTCATCATCTCGCTGGCATTCTTGGTCTGCGGCATTTTCTACGGCATGGGCGCCAAGACCATGGAGGGTGGCGACGCGGTGGTTGGGGCGATCGCCAAAACCTTTGGCAGCCTGGGCGGCCTGCTCATCATGTTCTTGATGATTTCCCAGTTCATCGCCCTGTTCAACTGGACCAACATACCCACCGTTGCCGCGGTCGAGGCTGCGCAACTGCTGGAACGGGCTAGCATCCCGGCCGTGCTGCTACTGATCGCGTTCATTCTGGTGATCTTTTTGCTGGACATCATCCTGCCCGGCCTGGTGCCCAAGTGGGCCATTTTCGCCCCGATCTTCCTACCCATCTTCGCCTCACTGGATGTGGCCCCGCAAACACTGTTGGCCGCTTACCGCGTGGGTGATTCGCCTATGAACGTGCTGACTCCTTTGATGGTCTACATGCCCTTTATCGTCACCATTGCCCAGCGGTATAAGAAGGACGCCGGCATTGGCACGGTGATCGCTCTCATGGTCCCCTACACGATGTGGCTACTGGTGGCCTGGATCGCCATCTTCGCTGCCTGGTTCCTACTGGGCATCCCATGGGGCCCCGGGGCACCCGTAGGCATGTAA
- a CDS encoding MFS transporter — translation MATKSPSSSGAAAASAAKAASWLPLIVVVLTQIQASFAVNALTVSMQGITTDLNTPATSVGTAITAGTFSMAAFILLGAKIGARYGTRKVFQIAVAIHAAAMACVALSVSPAMLFIAQASSGAVIALVAPALTVFIATSYKDAQQAKAIGLLAAAIPAAGVLALLIAGWFATTIGWRYSFGIMVLLGAINLVLSFKLKSIPAQPNLKIDWTGAFIAAASIIFLSFGFSGMASWGIWSATDQAPFQILGVSPAPLLILLGLLGGQIFFAWIRKRQGAKLPRIFDLRVLASSSEMAITACMAIMLFVGTAANFLIPLYMQMVQGRSGIETSFSLIPYTLSIFLASTFVAYLYDKFTPSFIARMGFIVVAGALCLIAFTIKNDWGQLFVVLGLILLGLGQGAIVALVFNTLLSSVPKQLAGDVGAWRGLVHNLSGSVGIAVASAFAVAMLASQISLGASQHPEISEQLISEVNISDTNFMTNAQLEASIKDRTSSPEELAAAVAVNAEARLHSLQISLLGLAGLALLAIVPAGRMPKRRQDGLPEQMEADDPDALALEELDLKA, via the coding sequence ATGGCAACAAAATCCCCATCCTCTTCGGGAGCTGCAGCTGCATCAGCGGCAAAAGCAGCATCCTGGTTACCACTCATCGTCGTGGTGCTGACCCAGATTCAGGCGTCGTTCGCAGTCAATGCACTCACTGTCTCTATGCAGGGCATCACCACCGATCTCAATACTCCGGCCACATCCGTGGGAACCGCCATCACTGCGGGCACCTTCTCAATGGCTGCATTCATCCTGCTGGGCGCCAAGATTGGTGCCCGTTACGGAACCCGTAAGGTCTTCCAGATTGCAGTGGCCATTCACGCGGCCGCCATGGCGTGTGTAGCCTTGAGCGTCAGCCCTGCCATGCTGTTCATCGCGCAGGCTTCCTCCGGTGCCGTCATCGCGTTGGTGGCCCCTGCTCTCACAGTCTTTATTGCCACCAGTTACAAGGATGCTCAGCAGGCCAAGGCAATCGGTTTGCTGGCAGCAGCCATCCCCGCGGCAGGCGTTTTGGCACTGCTGATCGCGGGCTGGTTTGCGACCACCATTGGCTGGCGTTACTCGTTCGGCATCATGGTGCTACTTGGCGCCATTAACTTGGTCTTGAGCTTCAAGCTCAAGTCGATCCCTGCCCAGCCAAACCTGAAGATCGATTGGACTGGCGCATTCATTGCCGCCGCCTCCATCATCTTCCTCAGCTTCGGCTTCAGCGGCATGGCCAGCTGGGGTATCTGGTCCGCCACCGATCAGGCACCGTTCCAGATCTTGGGCGTCTCGCCGGCTCCACTGTTGATTCTGCTTGGTTTGCTGGGCGGGCAAATCTTCTTTGCCTGGATCCGCAAGCGCCAAGGTGCCAAGCTGCCCCGCATCTTTGATTTGCGGGTGCTTGCCTCTAGTTCCGAGATGGCCATCACGGCCTGCATGGCCATCATGCTCTTCGTTGGCACGGCAGCTAACTTCCTGATTCCGCTGTACATGCAAATGGTCCAGGGGAGATCCGGCATTGAGACCTCGTTCTCTCTGATTCCTTACACGCTGAGCATCTTCCTCGCCAGTACGTTTGTTGCCTACCTCTACGACAAATTCACCCCGAGCTTCATTGCCAGGATGGGCTTCATAGTTGTGGCCGGCGCCTTGTGCCTGATTGCCTTCACCATCAAGAATGACTGGGGCCAGCTGTTTGTGGTTCTTGGCCTCATCCTGCTTGGACTAGGACAGGGTGCAATCGTTGCGCTGGTCTTTAACACGCTGCTCAGCTCAGTGCCCAAGCAGTTGGCTGGGGACGTCGGCGCCTGGCGCGGTCTGGTGCACAACCTTTCCGGCTCTGTCGGCATTGCCGTGGCCAGCGCATTCGCCGTTGCCATGCTCGCCTCGCAAATATCTCTGGGTGCCAGCCAGCATCCCGAAATATCCGAGCAACTGATTTCCGAGGTCAACATCAGTGATACGAACTTCATGACAAATGCGCAACTCGAGGCGTCCATCAAGGACAGGACTTCCAGCCCGGAGGAACTTGCTGCCGCTGTGGCGGTCAACGCAGAAGCCCGACTGCATTCACTGCAGATCTCACTGCTAGGGCTCGCCGGATTGGCGTTACTGGCCATTGTCCCCGCAGGCCGCATGCCCAAACGTCGGCAAGACGGCTTACCTGAACAAATGGAAGCCGACGATCCGGACGCCTTGGCCCTGGAAGAACTCGATCTGAAGGCCTAG
- a CDS encoding FAD/NAD(P)-binding protein encodes MIRVAVVGGGPKCLFALLALHDRLPAHSRAHISADVYDPFPPGSGSVWREDQPHLLRLNVNAGIVDASSTLNEADFAGWLAHAAPGFTGEKYPPRALVGCYLREQFQLLEEHGNVAVTHAPHAVTAVDREGAKWQVQGAFGSELYDEVLVATGHGLGDVKPWQPQPGQALTGALNPYPLIGSYSSLTTSCIGADSNVWIRGSALTAYDVALLLTEGRGGSWQGPTNGAPTRELRYVPSGREPKSITFASRSGLLMNPKSEAVPPAITACLDRFKASLHLAGNQFRTARPDAGQLNGLWVVLLRCAQDCALIMGTPVSALALWRAALTGVSVAAGSGSLSGARSRGPEESGPQESGPVGELRNSLLVNYCQAPVTTGWLWARVWSGLYADLIAVLDRVPKSPQAGRQFATVARNLERFAFGPPEQTARKLLALFDAGILHMARGGEDPAQGAELIDAVTPGPGVLSRPAPEGGPTSGLFAGLLAHGHVWVRAGERGLLTDPDGTCLARDGSRTLSLAAVGRPTEDPTLGHDTLNRGLHGEHQRWAQRIAARVTALESTPTQPRALKE; translated from the coding sequence ATGATCCGTGTTGCCGTAGTAGGAGGAGGACCTAAATGCTTGTTCGCCCTACTCGCGCTCCATGACAGACTCCCTGCCCACTCACGAGCGCACATTAGCGCTGACGTCTATGACCCGTTCCCTCCTGGCTCAGGCAGCGTGTGGCGAGAAGACCAGCCGCACCTTCTGCGCCTGAACGTGAACGCTGGCATTGTGGATGCCTCCTCAACATTGAACGAGGCAGACTTTGCGGGATGGCTCGCACACGCTGCCCCTGGGTTCACTGGCGAAAAATATCCGCCGCGGGCGCTGGTGGGCTGCTACCTGCGGGAACAATTTCAACTCCTGGAAGAGCATGGCAATGTGGCCGTCACCCACGCACCCCATGCCGTGACCGCCGTCGACCGTGAAGGCGCAAAGTGGCAGGTGCAGGGTGCCTTCGGCAGCGAACTCTACGACGAAGTTCTGGTGGCAACGGGGCACGGGTTGGGGGACGTTAAGCCGTGGCAGCCACAGCCAGGACAAGCACTGACCGGAGCGCTCAATCCGTACCCGCTCATTGGCAGCTACAGCTCTTTGACCACCTCCTGCATCGGCGCCGATTCCAACGTCTGGATTCGCGGCTCCGCGCTGACCGCTTACGACGTGGCCCTGCTCCTCACCGAGGGCCGTGGCGGATCATGGCAGGGCCCCACGAACGGCGCGCCAACACGGGAATTGCGCTACGTACCCAGCGGACGCGAGCCGAAAAGCATCACGTTCGCCTCACGCAGCGGCCTGCTCATGAACCCCAAAAGTGAGGCCGTTCCCCCCGCAATTACAGCCTGCCTTGATCGCTTCAAAGCCTCACTGCATCTTGCCGGTAATCAGTTCCGGACAGCCAGGCCCGACGCCGGACAGCTGAATGGACTGTGGGTGGTGCTGCTTCGATGTGCTCAAGATTGTGCCCTGATCATGGGCACGCCAGTGAGCGCCTTGGCCCTGTGGCGCGCGGCGCTGACAGGCGTGTCCGTAGCAGCCGGAAGCGGCAGCCTCTCGGGGGCACGTTCACGCGGGCCAGAAGAATCCGGGCCACAAGAATCCGGTCCAGTAGGGGAACTGCGGAACAGCCTTCTGGTCAACTACTGTCAGGCTCCCGTCACCACGGGCTGGTTGTGGGCTCGGGTATGGTCGGGACTGTATGCGGACTTGATCGCCGTGCTGGATAGGGTACCCAAGAGCCCCCAGGCGGGGCGGCAATTTGCAACTGTGGCCCGCAACCTTGAACGGTTCGCCTTCGGTCCGCCCGAGCAGACGGCCAGGAAGCTGTTGGCGTTGTTCGACGCCGGTATTCTTCACATGGCCAGGGGCGGTGAGGATCCGGCGCAGGGGGCAGAACTCATCGATGCGGTGACTCCTGGACCCGGTGTGCTCAGCCGTCCAGCCCCGGAAGGCGGCCCAACAAGTGGGCTTTTCGCCGGCTTGTTGGCCCACGGTCACGTTTGGGTCAGGGCAGGGGAAAGAGGTTTGCTGACCGACCCCGATGGCACCTGCCTCGCTCGCGACGGCTCCAGAACCCTGTCTCTGGCTGCCGTGGGACGGCCTACTGAGGATCCCACGCTGGGTCATGACACCCTCAACCGTGGCTTACATGGGGAACATCAACGGTGGGCGCAGCGAATTGCCGCACGTGTCACCGCTCTAGAGTCAACGCCCACCCAACCTCGTGCACTGAAAGAGTGA
- a CDS encoding pyridoxal-phosphate dependent enzyme — translation MKDSGTLHPFVTPTVKVSRLYESYDAEIYAKLDLLQLAGSTKERTAHGLIEELLRSDQLRPGGMIIESTSGNLGIALARQCVVRGIRFTAVVDENANALALELMRAYGATVDLVETPADGNKLAARRRRVQELLSANPGSVTTNQYGAPANPRAHYESTMPEIMAGSGGDLDYLFIATSTTGTLLGCQHYIREHGLNTKVVAVDSVGSVLFGGQSGIRRLPGLGAGVLPELAAGAEPDLVFQMEEIEMVRGCRLLASREGILAGASTGAIVAAMGKLLPSLEPGARIAFMVHDTGVPYLETVYNDAWVRATLNAEPHAHPLVQATLGQPASAEEVTGP, via the coding sequence ATGAAAGATTCCGGGACGCTTCATCCCTTTGTAACTCCAACGGTGAAAGTCAGCCGGCTCTACGAATCGTACGACGCTGAAATCTACGCAAAATTGGACCTGCTGCAACTTGCCGGTAGCACCAAGGAACGCACTGCACATGGCTTGATTGAAGAGCTGCTGCGCTCGGATCAGCTCCGCCCTGGCGGCATGATTATTGAATCGACCTCGGGGAATTTGGGCATTGCACTGGCCAGACAGTGCGTGGTGCGAGGCATCCGTTTCACCGCTGTGGTCGATGAGAACGCTAACGCTCTCGCTTTGGAGCTGATGAGGGCCTACGGTGCCACGGTGGATCTCGTGGAGACACCCGCCGACGGTAACAAGCTCGCTGCGCGCCGCCGGCGAGTTCAGGAGCTACTGTCTGCGAACCCCGGATCTGTGACTACTAACCAGTATGGGGCGCCAGCGAATCCGCGGGCGCACTACGAATCCACCATGCCCGAGATCATGGCCGGTTCCGGCGGGGACCTCGATTATCTGTTCATTGCCACCAGTACCACCGGAACATTGCTGGGCTGCCAGCACTATATTCGGGAGCACGGACTGAACACCAAAGTGGTTGCCGTGGATTCTGTGGGCTCCGTACTCTTTGGCGGACAATCCGGAATCCGGCGGCTTCCCGGGCTGGGCGCGGGTGTCTTGCCGGAACTTGCCGCCGGAGCCGAACCGGACCTCGTTTTCCAGATGGAGGAGATCGAGATGGTGCGCGGATGCCGACTGTTGGCCAGCCGTGAGGGCATTTTGGCGGGGGCCTCCACGGGCGCCATTGTTGCGGCCATGGGAAAACTACTGCCCTCCCTCGAACCAGGCGCGCGCATTGCCTTCATGGTTCACGATACCGGCGTGCCCTACCTGGAAACCGTCTACAACGATGCCTGGGTACGTGCCACCTTGAACGCAGAACCGCATGCCCATCCGTTGGTGCAAGCTACCCTGGGCCAACCCGCCAGTGCCGAAGAAGTCACGGGCCCATGA